Within the Candidatus Paceibacterota bacterium genome, the region TACTGCGCAAAACCCAGTGGCGGAAGGCGATGCTTGCTTGAAAAGGTGCGCCCTACGTCACGTCCGCGGGCGGCGCGCAAAATGATTGAACCCACGCGATCATGAGGTAACCTGCGACGCACATGAGCCTCGTGTTGTCGGACCCGCTGTCGGCGCAAGCCCTCGGCCGTTGTAGCCAGCCTGGTTCATGTATAAGCTGCCTACGCCGCTATGAACCGAAACACGCCCGTCCTCTCATACAATCTGGAAGCCTTGTTCGCCGAGTCGCAGAAGTGCCTTATTCGTTACGATTTCACCGGGGCCGTTGAAGTGCTTCGGCGCGCCCACAAACTGGCCCCAGCCAACGACAGGATTCTTGTTGATCTTGGCTGCGCCTGCGCCAAGGCCTACGATTTCGCCGCCGCCCACCGCTGGTTCGACGAAGCGGTTCGCATCTCCCCCACGCCCGTCCCGGCGCTTAATGCCATCGGCCATGCCTGGTTGGAGGTCCGGAACTTTGAAGCTGCCCAAGCCTGCTTTGAGCGCATCTTGAGGGAGAAACAAGTGCCGCTGATCGCATTCGTTCGCCTCTCCGAAATCTACATCCGCCGCCGCCGGCTGGAGGAGGCCAACGAGATCACCGACCGCGCGCTGCATCTCTATGGCCCCGATGATGCCGTCCTGTTGGCGCGTGGCAACGCGCACCGCCAGCTGGGGCAGTTGGACCTGGCGGAGAAGCTTTATCACGTCCTGGTGGCCAGGCCCAATGGTGATCTCCGCGTGCGCGCCTTTGCCGGGTATGAGTTGGCCGGCCTGCACGATCACAAGGGAGAGTACGACAAGGCAATGACCGCGCTCCTTGATGCCAAGGCCCTGATGCGGCGGGTCGCGGCCCAGCCGCTGCGAATCCTCAAGCAAAAACAGGCGCACCTAAAGGACATGCAGCAAAGTGCCAGCGAGCAGGTCGTGCAACGCTGGCGCAAAGCCGGTTCCACCGACCTGCAGCCCGCGCGCAATCTCGCCTTGCTCTGCGGTCATGCTCGCTCCGGCACCACCCTGCTGGAGTACGTGATTGACGCCCATCCCGGCGTCGCTTCGGCCGAGGAAAGCACGGTCTTCCACAACCACGCCTATTACCCGCTGGGCCAGGCCTTCTCGCGCAACGCAACCTTCGTTTCCTCCCTGGATTGGGTCCCGGACCGAACCGTGCGTCACATCCGGGCCGAATACTTCCGCGGCATCGAATCTCTGCTGGGCGAGCCCATTGGCGAGCGCCTGCTCCTGGACAAGAATCCGGCCAATACCTTCGACGTCCCTGCCATCGCCCGCATCTTCCCC harbors:
- a CDS encoding sulfotransferase, with the protein product MNRNTPVLSYNLEALFAESQKCLIRYDFTGAVEVLRRAHKLAPANDRILVDLGCACAKAYDFAAAHRWFDEAVRISPTPVPALNAIGHAWLEVRNFEAAQACFERILREKQVPLIAFVRLSEIYIRRRRLEEANEITDRALHLYGPDDAVLLARGNAHRQLGQLDLAEKLYHVLVARPNGDLRVRAFAGYELAGLHDHKGEYDKAMTALLDAKALMRRVAAQPLRILKQKQAHLKDMQQSASEQVVQRWRKAGSTDLQPARNLALLCGHARSGTTLLEYVIDAHPGVASAEESTVFHNHAYYPLGQAFSRNATFVSSLDWVPDRTVRHIRAEYFRGIESLLGEPIGERLLLDKNPANTFDVPAIARIFPENKFVAALRDPRDTCLSSFMQAVDVIPDTAAWLTLEGTIEHYSLIMGLWAAWKPCLGDQAIEVRYEDLVENLEPSARRVLDFLGLNWDERVMRFHEHASNKLVRSPTFAQVTKPLYRASVGRWKRYQKYFEPHLPKLAALLRAFGYE